A section of the Oncorhynchus gorbuscha isolate QuinsamMale2020 ecotype Even-year linkage group LG06, OgorEven_v1.0, whole genome shotgun sequence genome encodes:
- the LOC124038239 gene encoding zinc finger SWIM domain-containing protein 8-like isoform X3 translates to MELMFAEWEDGERFSFEDSDRFEEDSLCSFISEAESLCQNWRGWRKQSGGPNSPTVKIKDGQVIPLVELSAKQVAFHIPFEVVEKVYPPVPEQLQLRIAYWSFPENEEDIRLYSCLANGSPDEFQRGEQLYRMRAVKDPLQIGFHLSATVVSPQTGQSKGAYNVAVMFDRCRITSCSCTCGAGAKWCAHVVALCLFRIHNASAVCLRAPVSESLSRLQRDQLQKFAQYLISELPQQILPTAQRLLDELLSSQSTAINTVCGAPDPTAGPSASDQSTWYLDESTLSDNIKKTLHKFCGPSPVVFSDVNSMYLSSTEPPAAAEWACLLRPLRGREPEGIWNLLSIVREMFKRRDSNAAPLLEILTEQCLTYEQIIGWWYSVRTSASHSSASGHTGRSNGQSEVAAHACASMCDDMVVLWRLAVLDPTMSPQRRLELASQLKQWHLKVIEIVKRGQHRKSLDKLFQGFKPAVESCYFNWEVAYPLPGITYCSADKKSASFCWARAVQQQRGAKAGMAGDTSELAGGGGRSGSSEGGGGDYRGRTPQQEVAVRPKETIVSKRKGLSAGGGGGVLVRLGGSVCLSLEEGSSKGMYKGAGSSSSIGGKAKLAQGGKLSSGGSAGVGGKHQAAKRRTSSEDSSLEPDMAELSLDDGSSLALGAEASNTFDFTPPPPEMLPSPSPLLREPHKYSGGGKGAGNMPKERSFEVKRVTLAATLPATESQPAFPLKENAAVVVEVAVALEKEVEVVAEMEVNGNKEVAPAGDARLSTSVAVVTVTAAAAKPPRGGRRETGAGAVALPNQSPGAGGDLVGEDDYRAYYLNAASEEGAERVPENNHEEEPDIFAGIKPLEQEGQMEVLFACAEALHAHGYSNEACRLAVELAGDLLANPPDLKVEQPQTKGKKSKVSTSRQTQVATNTLVKTSFLLTVLSERLELHNLAFSTGMFSLELQRPPASTKALEVKLAYQESEVVALLKKIPLGLVEMTSIRDRAEQLRDGNFCDYRPVLPLMLASFIFDVLCTPVVSPTGSRPPSRNRNNEMPGDEELGFEAAVAALGMKTTVSEAEHPLLCEGTRREKGDLALALMITYKDDQSKLKKILDKLLDRESQTHKPQTLSSFYSSKPAASSQRSPSKHAAHNAHGHGGATGGVSKHAPNATAAAGSSSVQAVAAGGAAGQLAGSGVQNNATPGEGVSEAREQADGAQPASCDQPSEAVPFKPEGTVPSRLALGGRGAYSGRCWGSPVRQKKKHTGMASIDSSAPETTSDSSPTLSRRPLRGGWAAASWGRGQDSDSISSSSSDSLGSSSSSGSRRAGGGARAKSTDTSRYKGRRPECHAPHVPNQPSEAAAHFYFELAKTVLIKAGGNSSTSIFTQPSASGGHQGPHRNLHLCAFEIGLYALGLHNFVSPNWLSRTYSSHVSWITGQAMEIGSAALNILVECWDGHLTPPEVASLADRASRARDPNMVRAAAELALSCLPHAHALNPNEIQRALVQCKEQVHVRYSSVLQKTHRTTHDNVMLEKACMAVEEAAKGGGVYPEVLFEVAHQWYWLYEQTVGGGSGAQREGPGRCRANGGAGRRPPETGHGVTDNSGNMESSGVATVTASVTAAAVVPVISVGSTIYQSHALPGSAMAHPHSQGLHPYTTIQAHLPTVCTPQYLGHPLQHVPRPTVFPLSGGAYPQCVCVPSQGMHSAFIGAQYPFSVATGPHPPMAATAVTFPGIPVPSMTQIAVHPYHTETGLPLSTTVAGATTFSPFYPVGGVHAGATIQAIQGSSLPGMSSQPVSLVSAPFPSEDEQHSQPISQQGLHYLHSAYRVGMLALEMLGRRAHNDHPNNFSRSPPYTEDVKWLLGLAARLGVNYVYQFCVGAAKGVLSPFVLQEIIMEALQRLNPAHIHAHLRTPAFHQLVQRCQQAYLQYIHHRLIHLTPADYDDFVNIIRSARGAFCLTPVGMMQFNDVLQNLKRGKQTKELWQRISLEMATFSP, encoded by the exons atgGTCAGGTCATCCCTCTGGTGGAGCTTTCAGCCAAGCAGGTGGCATTCCATATCCCGTTTGAGGTGGTGGAGAAGGTCTATCCTCCTGTCCCTGAGCAGCTGCAGCTACGCATCGCCTACTGGAGCTTCCCTGAGAACGAGGAGGACATCCG GCTGTACTCGTGTCTGGCCAACGGCAGCCCAGATGAGTTCCAGCGAGGGGAGCAGCTGTACAGGATGAGGGCTGTTAAAGACCCTCTGCAGATAG gTTTCCACCTCAGTGCCACCGTGGTATCGCCCCAGACTGGCCAATCAAAAGGGGCGTACAATGTGGCTGTCATGTTTGACCGCTGCCGCATTACCTCCTGCAGTTGCACCTGCGGGGCCGGGGCCAAGTGGTGCGCCCACGTGGTGGCCCTCTGCCTCTTTAGGATCCACAAC GCGTCTGCAGTGTGCCTGCGAGCCCCCGTTTCAGAGTCCCTTTCCCGGCTGCAGAGGGACCAGCTGCAGAAGTTTGCCCAGTACCTAATCAGCGAGCTTCCCCAACAG ATTTTGCCCACAGCCCAGAGGCTCCTGGATGAGCTCCTGTCCTCCCAGTCCACAGCCATCAACACAGTGTGTGGGGCTCCAG ACCCCACTGCTGGCCCCTCGGCCTCTGACCAGAGCACTTGGTATCTAGATGAGTCCACGCTCAGTGACAACATCAAGAAGACACTGCACAAGTTCTGTGGCCCCTCTCCTGTGGTCTTCAG TGACGTCAACTCCATGTACCTGTCATCCACGGAGCCACCGGCTGCGGCAGAGTGGGCATGTCTGCTGAGACCTCTGAGGGGGCGGGAGCCTGAGGGGATCTGGAACCTCCTGTCTATCGTCAGGGAGATGTTCAAGAGGAGGGACAGCAACGCTGCACCTCTACTAGAGATCCTCACTGAGCAGTGTCTCACTTATGAACAG ATTATTGGCTGGTGGTACAGCGTGCGTACGTCGGCGTCCCACAGCAGTGCCAGCGGGCACACGGGGCGCAGTAACGGGCAGTCGGAGGTGGCAGCCCACGCCTGCGCCAGCATGTGtgatgacatggtggttctgtgGAGGCTGGCTGTGCTAGACCCTACCATGAGCCCTCAGAG GCGTTTGGAGCTGGCCTCCCAGCTCAAGCAGTGGCATCTGAAAGTGATTGAGATTGTGAAGCGAGGGCAACATCGCAAGTCCCTGGACAAACTGTTCCAGGGCTTCAAGCCAGCCGTGGAGTCCTGCTACTTCAACTGGGAGGTGGCCTACCCACTGCCAGGCATCACCTACTGCAGTGCTGACAAGAAGAGCGCCTCCTTTTGCTGGGCCAGGGCAGTGCAGCAGCAGAGAGGGGCCAAGGCTGGCATGGCTGGAGACACCTCTGAACTtgcaggaggaggggggagatctGGAAGCTCTGAGGGAGGTGGGGGAGACTACAGGGGCAGAACTCCCCAACAAGAAGTGGCTGTCAGGCCCAAAGAGACCATTGTGAGCAAGAGGAAGGGGTTGTCAGCCGGGGGCGGAGGAGGGGTCCTAGTGCGGCTAGGGGGCAGTGTCTGTCTTTCTCTAGAGGAGGGCAGTAGTAAGGGGATGTACAAAGGCGCAGGTTCCTCCTCGTCCATTGGGGGCAAGGCTAAGCTGGCCCAGGGGGGGAAGTTGTCCTCCGGGGGATCAGCAGGGGTAGGGGGAAAACACCAAGCGGCCAAGCGGCGCACCAGCAGTGAGGACAGCTCCCTGGAGCCTGACATGGCCGAGCTGAGCCTGGATGATGGCTCCAGTCTGGCGCTGGGCGCCGAGGCCAGTAACACCTTTGACTTCACACCCCCGCCACCTGAGATGCTACCCTCACCAAGCCCGCTACTCAGAGAGCCACACAAATACAGTGGGGGAGGGAAAGGGGCCGGAAACATGCCCAAGGAGCGCTCCTTCGAGGTCAAACGTGTCACTCTTGCTGCCACCCTGCCTGCTACTGAGTCCCAGCCCGCCTTCCCCCTCAAGGAGAACGCCGCTGTCGTCGTGGAAGTGGCTGTTGCCTTGGAGAAGGAGGTGGAAGTAGTGGCAGAGATGGAGGTGAATGGAAATAAGGAGGTGGCCCCCGCTGGAGATGCTCGGCTCTCCACCTCGGTCGCTGTTGTTACCGTGACTGCTGCTGCCGCCAAGCCACCGCGTGGTGGGCGCCGAGAGACTGGCGCTGGAGCCGTAGCCCTGCCCAATCAGAGCCCAGGGGCAGGGGGAGATCTTGTTGGAGAAGATGACTACCGGGCCTACTACCTAAATGCAGCCTctgaggagggggcagagagagtgcCAGAGAACAACCATGAGGAGGAACCAGACATCTTTGCTGGGATCAAGCCACTGGAGCAGGAGGGCCAGATGGAGGTGCTGTTTGCATGTGCAGAGGCCCTCCACGCCCATGGCTACAGCAACGAGGCCTGCAGACTGGCAGTGGAGCTGGCTGGAGACCTGCTGGCCAACCCTCCAGACCTGAAGGTGGAGCAGCCCCAGACAAAGGGTAAGAAGAGCAAGGTGTCCACCAGCAGGCAGACCCAGGTGGCCACCAACACCCTGGTCAAGACCTCCTTCCTGCTGACGGTGCTAAGTGAGAGGCTGGAGCTCCACAACCTGGCCTTCAGCACGGGCATGTTCTCCCTGGAGCTGCAGAGGCCCCCAGCCTCCACCAAGGCCCTGGAGGTCAAGCTGGCCTACCAGGAGTCAGAGGTGGTGGCTCTGCTGAAGAAGATCCCTCTGGGCCTGGTGGAGATGACGTCCATACGGGACAGGGCCGAGCAGCTCCGAGACGGGAATTTCTGTGACTACAGGCCTGTCCTGCCCCTCATGCTGGCCAGCTTCATATTTGATGTGCTGTGTACCCCAG TTGTCTCCCCCACAGGTTCCCGTCCTCCCAGCCGTAACCGGAACAACGAGATGCCTGGAGACGAGGAGCTGGGCTTTGAGGCTGCTGTCGCAGCACTGG GTATGAAGACCACAGTGAGCGAGGCAGAGCACCCTCTGCTGTGTGAGGGGaccaggagagagaaaggagacttGGCTCTGGCTCTTATGATCACATACAAGGATGACCAGAGCAAGCTGAAAAAG ATCCTGGACAAACTGctggacagagagagccagacccACAAGCCCCAAACCCTGAGTTCCTTCTACTCCAGCAAGCCAGCTGCCAGCAGCCAGAGGAGCCCGTCCAAGCACGCTGCCCACAATGCTCACGGACACGGAGGTGCCACCGGAGGGGTGTCCAAACACGCCCCAAATGCCACGGCTGCAGCTGGGTCCTCCTCTGTGCAAGCGGTGGCTGCTGGTGGGGCAGCAGGACAACTGGCAGGCAGCGGTGTGCAGAACAACGCCACACCCGGAGAGGGCGTCAGTGAGGCCAGAGAACAAG CAGATGGCGCCCAGCCTGCGTCATGTGACCAGCCGAGTGAGGCAGTCCCATTCAAGCCCGAGGGCACTGTGCCTAGTCGCTTGGCGCTGGGAGGACGGGGAGCATACAGCGGACGCTGCTGGGGCTCTCCTGTCCGCCAGAAGAAGAAACACACAG GCATGGCGAGTATCGACAGCAGTGCTCCTGAGACCACCTCAGACAGCTCCCCCACCCTCAGCCGACGTCCACTCAGAGGGGGCTGGGCTGCGGCTTCTTGGGGGAGGGGCCAGGACAGTGACAGCATCAGCAGCTCTTCCTCTGATTCACTGGGCTCCTCCTCATCGAGTGGCTCTCGCAGGGCCGGAGGGGGAGCTAGGGCGAAGAGCACAGACACCAGCAG GTATAAAGGGCGTCGTCCCGAGTGCCATGCACCCCATGTGCCCAACCAGCCATCGGAGGCGGCGGCTCACTTCTACTTTGAGCTGGCCAAGACGGTGCTGATCAAGGCCGGGGGCAACAGCTCCACCTCCATCTTCACCCAGCCCTCAGCCAGCGGGGGCCACCAGGGTCCCCACCGCAACTTGCACCTCTGTGCCTTCGAGATTGGCCTGTACGCCCTGGGCCTGCACAACTTTGTCTCGCCCAACTGGCTATCCAGGACCTACTCCTCCCACGTCTCCTGGATCACAG gcCAGGCCATGGAGATTGGCAGTGCTGCCCTCAACATCCTGGTGGAATGCTGGGACGGGCACCTCACCCCTCCCGAGGTGGCATCACTAGCAGACAGGGCATCACGGGCGCGGGACCCCAACATGGTTCGCGCTGCGGCCGAGCTGGCCCTGAGCTGCCTGCCCCATGCACACGCCCTCAACCCCAATGAGATCCAGAGGGCCCTGGTGCAGTGCAAGGAACAGGTACATGTCCGGTACTCTTCAGTTCTGCAGAAGACACATCGGACTACTCAT GACAATGTGATGCTAGAGAAAGCCTGTATGGCTGTAGAGGAGGCAGCCAAGGGGGGCGGTGTGTACCCTGAGGTTCTGTTTGAGGTGGCCCACCAATGGTACTGGCTCTATGAGCAGACAGTAGGAGGGGGCTCAGGGGCCCAGCGTGAGGGCCCGGGACGCTGCAGGGCCAACGGTGGAGCTGGGAGAAGGCCCCCGGAGACTGGTCACGGTGTGACGGACAACAGTGGCAACATGGAGTCCTCTGGTGTTGCCACAGTGACTGCCTCTGTGACAGCAGCGGCTGTGGTGCCCGTCATCTCTGTGGGCTCCACCATCTACCAATCACACGCCCTTCCTGGCTCTGCAATGGCCCACCCCCACTCCCAGGGCCTGCATCCCTACACTACAATCCAGGCCCACCTGCCCACTGTCTGCACCCCCCAGTACCTGGGGCACCCGCTGCAGCACGTCCCCCGGCCCACTGTGTTCCCCTTGTCAGGGGGTGCGTACCCACAG tgtgtatgtgtgccctcCCAGGGAATGCACTCGGCCTTTATCGGTGCCCAGTACCCGTTCTCAGTGGCCACCGGCCCCCACCCGCCCATGGCAGCAACTGCGGTCACCTTCCCTGGTATTCCCGTGCCGTCCATGACCCAGATCGCCGTCCACCCGTACCACACTGAGACCGGCCTGCCTCTGAGCACCACTGTAGCAG GAGCCACGACTTTTTCCCCTTTCTATCCAGTAGGTGGCGTCCATGCAGGCGCCACAATCCAGGCCATTCAGGGGTCATCTCTTCCTGGTATGTCTTCCCAGCCCGTCTCATTGGTCAGCGCCCCCTTCCCGTCTGAAGACGAGCAGCatagccagccaatcagccagcagGGTCTTCACTACCTGCACTCAGCCTACAGAGTTG GCATGCTGGCTTTGGAGATGCTTGGAAGGAGGGCTCACAACGACCACCCCAATAACTTCTCCCGCAGCCCCCCATACACGGAGGATGTCAAGTGGCTCCTGGGCCTGGCTGCACGGCTAG gTGTGAACTACGTGTACCAGTTCTGTGTGGGTGCGGCGAAGGGTGTGCTCAGCCCCTTTGTCCTTCAGGAGATCATCATGGAGGCTCTCCAGAGACTCAACCCCGCCCACATCCATGCCCACCTCCGCACGCCCGCCTTCCATCAGCTTGTGCAGCGCTGCCAGCAGGCCTATCTACAG TACATCCACCACCGGCTGATCCACCTGACCCCGGCCGACTACGACGACTTTGTCAACATCATCCGCAGTGCCCGCGGGGCCTTCTGTTTGACCCCTGTGGGAATGATGCAGTTCAATGACGTGCTTCAGAACCTGAAGAGGGGCAAGCAGACCAAGGAGCTGTGGCAGCGCATCTCTCTGGAGATGGCCACCTTCTCCCCATGA